One Amycolatopsis thermophila DNA segment encodes these proteins:
- a CDS encoding zinc-binding alcohol dehydrogenase family protein: MHAWRVFRPGPPGTRKFELRNEPVPDVAGGDLLLRVLACGVCRTDLHVVEGDLPVHRGGVVPGHEVVGEVAALGPHVTGFTPGDRVGAAWLRGTCGECRYCRRGAENLCPDSRYTGWDDDGGYARFTTVPAAYAHRLPGGYSVTELAPLLCAGIIGYRALRRSELPRGGRLGIYGFGASAHLAAQVALAEGATVHVMTRSNRARQLALDLGATSAGDAEDPAPEPLDAAILFAPSGDLVPPALAALDRGGTLAVAGIHLTDVPALHYQRHLFQERTLRSVTSATRRDAREFLGFAAEHPLRVVTTEYALDQADQALADLAAGRVRGAAVLRP, translated from the coding sequence GTGCACGCCTGGCGAGTGTTCCGGCCCGGCCCTCCGGGCACCCGCAAGTTCGAACTGCGCAACGAACCGGTCCCCGACGTCGCCGGCGGGGACCTGCTCCTGCGCGTCCTCGCGTGCGGGGTCTGCCGCACCGACCTGCACGTCGTCGAAGGCGACCTGCCGGTACACCGCGGCGGTGTGGTCCCGGGCCACGAGGTGGTCGGCGAGGTCGCCGCCCTCGGCCCGCACGTCACCGGGTTCACCCCCGGCGACCGCGTCGGCGCCGCCTGGTTGCGCGGCACCTGCGGCGAGTGCCGGTACTGCCGCCGCGGCGCCGAGAACCTCTGCCCGGACTCGCGCTACACCGGCTGGGACGACGACGGCGGCTACGCCCGCTTCACGACCGTCCCGGCCGCCTACGCGCACCGGCTGCCCGGCGGCTATTCCGTCACCGAGCTGGCGCCCCTGCTGTGCGCCGGGATCATCGGCTACCGCGCCCTGCGCCGCAGCGAACTGCCCCGCGGCGGGCGGCTCGGGATCTACGGCTTCGGCGCCAGCGCACACCTGGCCGCCCAGGTCGCCCTGGCCGAAGGTGCCACCGTGCACGTCATGACCCGCAGCAACCGCGCCCGGCAGCTCGCGCTCGACCTCGGCGCCACCTCCGCGGGCGACGCCGAGGACCCGGCACCGGAACCGCTCGACGCGGCGATCCTGTTCGCCCCGTCCGGAGACCTCGTGCCGCCCGCACTGGCGGCCCTCGATCGCGGCGGCACACTCGCCGTGGCCGGCATCCACCTCACCGACGTCCCGGCCCTGCACTACCAGCGGCACCTGTTCCAGGAGCGCACGCTGCGCAGCGTCACCTCCGCCACCCGCCGTGACGCGCGTGAGTTCCTCGGCTTTGCCGCCGAGCACCCGCTGCGCGTCGTGACCACGGAGTACGCGCTCGACCAGGCCGACCAGGCGCTGGCCGACCTCGCCGCGGGCCGGGTCCGCGGCGCGGCGGTTCTCCGGCCCTGA
- a CDS encoding nitroreductase: MSLASQDPVRAALDAAIRAPSPHNSQPWRFRVCGDRIDVVLDGDRILKVADPEGREARLACGAAILNVRLALRAAGRVPVEELMPRRDAPEHLATVRLGGWRPATTDDLALARAIGYRRSNRRAFTSREVPVWVRQALVRAAAEEGADLVVVHDAGRLAELEVLVREAERLQAEDPAFQEEVRRWTATDPSREDGVPAAVVGRGPEWPYDRRPLVAVLVSGADTRLEQVRAGQALQRVLLRATTAGVSVSFVSEPVEIPLLRAAVGRLAAVPGSPQVVLRFGYGFAAPATRRRPVSAVTRYTGGG; encoded by the coding sequence ATGTCTCTCGCGAGCCAGGACCCGGTCAGGGCCGCACTCGACGCGGCGATCCGTGCGCCGTCGCCCCACAACAGCCAGCCGTGGCGGTTCCGGGTGTGCGGTGACCGGATCGACGTGGTGCTCGACGGCGACCGGATCCTGAAGGTCGCCGATCCGGAGGGGCGGGAGGCGCGGCTGGCCTGTGGGGCGGCGATCCTGAACGTGCGGCTGGCGTTGCGCGCCGCGGGGCGGGTGCCGGTGGAGGAGCTGATGCCGCGGCGGGACGCTCCGGAGCACCTGGCGACGGTGCGGCTCGGCGGGTGGCGGCCGGCGACGACGGACGATCTGGCGCTGGCGCGGGCGATCGGGTACCGGCGCAGCAACCGGCGCGCGTTCACGTCGCGGGAGGTGCCGGTGTGGGTGCGGCAGGCGCTGGTGCGGGCGGCGGCCGAGGAGGGCGCGGACCTGGTGGTCGTCCACGACGCCGGGCGGCTGGCGGAGCTGGAGGTGCTGGTGCGGGAGGCCGAGCGGTTGCAGGCGGAGGATCCGGCGTTCCAGGAGGAGGTGCGGCGGTGGACGGCGACGGACCCGTCGCGCGAGGACGGGGTGCCCGCCGCGGTGGTGGGGCGGGGGCCGGAGTGGCCGTACGACCGCAGGCCGCTGGTTGCGGTGCTGGTCTCCGGTGCGGACACGCGGCTGGAGCAGGTGCGGGCCGGGCAGGCGTTGCAGCGGGTGTTGCTGCGGGCGACCACGGCCGGGGTCAGTGTGTCGTTCGTGTCGGAGCCGGTGGAGATCCCGTTGTTGCGGGCGGCGGTGGGCCGGCTGGCCGCGGTGCCGGGGTCGCCGCAGGTGGTGCTGCGGTTCGGGTACGGGTTCGCGGCTCCGGCGACGCGGCGGCGCCCGGTGTCGGCCGTGACGCGTTACACCGGTGGGGGTTAG
- a CDS encoding CPBP family intramembrane glutamic endopeptidase codes for MREIDALPRLPGRIAVAGAVAALAAATTLANRVLPGWAYPVCGAATAGVLIGLGRLAGLGWAEMGLSARHGGRSARTGGIACLVVVAGFAVALAVPALRTLFHDGRVGRPPVGEVVWLALVRIPLGTVLVEEVAFRGVLPALLGGGDRWRWRPVLGASALFGLWHLLPSLALRRNAAVDAAAGQIPLPVLSVLAMAGAAAAGVALCALRYGGRGILAPALVHLALNSGGLVLAWAVQRGS; via the coding sequence ATGCGTGAGATCGACGCCCTGCCCCGGCTGCCGGGCCGGATCGCCGTCGCCGGTGCCGTCGCGGCGCTGGCCGCGGCGACCACGTTGGCCAACCGGGTCCTGCCCGGCTGGGCCTACCCGGTGTGCGGGGCGGCGACGGCGGGTGTCCTCATCGGACTGGGGCGGCTGGCCGGCCTGGGCTGGGCCGAGATGGGGCTGTCCGCGCGGCACGGGGGACGGTCGGCGCGCACCGGCGGGATCGCCTGTCTGGTGGTCGTGGCCGGGTTCGCGGTCGCGCTGGCCGTGCCCGCGCTGCGGACCCTGTTCCACGACGGCCGCGTCGGGCGGCCGCCGGTGGGCGAGGTGGTGTGGCTGGCGCTGGTGCGCATCCCGCTGGGCACCGTGCTCGTGGAGGAGGTCGCCTTCCGCGGCGTCCTGCCCGCGCTGCTCGGCGGCGGCGACCGGTGGCGCTGGCGTCCCGTGCTGGGGGCCTCGGCGTTGTTCGGGTTGTGGCACCTGTTGCCGTCACTGGCGTTGCGCCGCAACGCCGCCGTCGACGCCGCGGCGGGGCAGATCCCCTTGCCGGTGCTGTCGGTGCTGGCGATGGCCGGGGCGGCGGCCGCCGGGGTCGCGTTGTGCGCGCTGCGCTACGGCGGCCGCGGAATCCTGGCCCCCGCGCTGGTGCACCTGGCGCTCAACTCGGGCGGGCTGGTGCTCGCCTGGGCCGTGCAGCGCGGGAGTTAG
- a CDS encoding GAF domain-containing sensor histidine kinase, giving the protein MPGTSDSDPDQLIAGLRKTLSQLRLRELLREVQERIEQLVQSRDQMDGLLEAMLAVAGGLELDATLRRIVHAAINLVDCRFGALGVLAPDREELAEFVYEGIDEETRRRIGDLPTGHGLLGLLIQQPKPIRLDDLSRHVASSGFPEHHPPMRTFLGVPVRVRNEVFGNLYLTEKKNGQPFTEDDEVVVQALAASAGIAVENARLYEEAQLRQRWQEATSEIRAELLAAAEPTDVLYLIANRALALAGADYAFIAQPDDPEAPPADVTHLTITVCAGLDPDPLIGREIPIAGSSCGAAYTDAQPRLVENLAYDLSTEFGAALVLPLRASRDYVSGVLVTLRKAGQDPFDTTQLTLAAAFADQAALALQLAEDQRSLSELKVVADRDRIARDLHDHVIQRLFAHGLALQSTHMRSRNPEIQRRLADMIDDVQNIVAEIRTAIFDLHGGLQGTTQLRKRLNEIIAEVTGDTGLRTTVRMAGPIGVVGSELAEHAEAVLREALANAVRHARATTLTITVSVDDDLVIDVVDNGTGIPEKVARSGLHNLTERAAQAGGTCTVTALATGGTRLTWSAPVS; this is encoded by the coding sequence ATGCCCGGGACCAGCGATTCCGACCCTGACCAACTCATCGCCGGGTTGCGCAAAACGCTGTCCCAGTTGCGATTGCGCGAACTGTTGCGAGAAGTGCAGGAACGCATCGAGCAATTGGTGCAGTCCCGGGACCAGATGGACGGGCTGCTCGAGGCGATGCTCGCCGTCGCCGGCGGTCTCGAACTGGACGCGACCCTGCGCCGGATCGTGCACGCCGCGATCAACCTCGTCGATTGCCGTTTCGGCGCACTGGGTGTGCTCGCACCCGACCGCGAAGAGCTCGCCGAGTTCGTCTACGAGGGCATCGACGAGGAGACCCGCCGCCGGATCGGCGACCTGCCCACCGGGCACGGCCTGCTCGGCCTGCTCATCCAGCAACCGAAACCCATCCGCCTCGACGATCTTTCCCGGCACGTCGCCTCGTCCGGATTTCCCGAACACCACCCCCCGATGCGCACATTCCTCGGCGTACCGGTGCGCGTCCGCAATGAGGTTTTCGGAAATCTCTACCTCACCGAGAAGAAGAACGGACAGCCTTTCACCGAAGACGACGAAGTGGTCGTGCAGGCACTCGCCGCCTCGGCCGGCATCGCGGTGGAAAACGCCCGCCTCTACGAGGAGGCCCAGCTGCGGCAGCGCTGGCAGGAGGCCACCAGCGAGATCCGCGCCGAACTGCTCGCCGCCGCCGAACCCACCGACGTCCTCTACCTGATCGCCAACCGCGCGCTCGCCCTCGCCGGGGCCGACTACGCGTTCATCGCCCAGCCCGACGACCCCGAGGCGCCCCCCGCCGACGTCACCCACCTGACGATCACCGTCTGCGCCGGCCTCGACCCCGACCCCCTCATCGGGCGCGAGATCCCGATCGCCGGCTCCAGCTGCGGCGCGGCCTACACCGACGCCCAGCCCCGGCTCGTCGAGAACCTCGCCTACGACCTGTCGACCGAGTTCGGCGCCGCACTGGTCCTGCCACTGCGCGCGTCCCGCGACTACGTCTCCGGCGTGCTCGTCACACTCCGCAAAGCCGGCCAGGACCCCTTCGACACCACCCAGCTCACCCTCGCCGCCGCCTTCGCCGACCAGGCCGCACTCGCCCTGCAGCTGGCCGAGGACCAGCGCTCCCTCAGCGAACTCAAGGTCGTCGCCGACCGCGACCGCATCGCCCGCGACCTGCACGACCACGTCATCCAGCGCCTGTTCGCGCACGGTCTGGCGTTGCAGAGCACGCACATGCGCAGCCGCAACCCGGAGATCCAGCGGCGCCTGGCGGACATGATCGACGACGTGCAGAACATCGTCGCCGAGATCCGCACCGCCATCTTCGACCTGCACGGCGGCCTGCAGGGCACCACCCAGCTGCGCAAACGGCTCAACGAGATCATCGCCGAGGTCACCGGCGACACCGGGCTGCGCACCACCGTCCGCATGGCCGGCCCCATCGGCGTCGTCGGCAGCGAACTGGCCGAACACGCCGAAGCCGTCCTGCGCGAAGCCCTCGCCAACGCCGTCCGCCACGCCCGCGCCACCACGCTCACCATCACGGTCTCGGTCGACGACGACCTGGTGATCGACGTCGTCGACAACGGCACCGGCATCCCGGAGAAGGTGGCCCGAAGCGGCCTGCACAACCTGACCGAACGGGCCGCCCAGGCGGGCGGCACCTGCACCGTGACCGCGCTCGCGACCGGCGGCACCCGGCTCACCTGGTCCGCCCCCGTCAGCTGA
- a CDS encoding DUF6098 family protein gives MSVDDSLPTLRRLADLAELLIPGVVVYVRYSPGPESDAGHPSTDHESGLEMPGVSVNPLNAPGWWSLPVEDWLARRICQYLHQQREGARPWVLTGKEVDFGPDNEPLLVDVEPIAWIADELVEEARDRYHSRLDAGRSTHED, from the coding sequence ATGTCCGTTGACGATTCTCTGCCGACGCTGCGCCGGCTGGCCGACCTGGCGGAGCTGCTGATCCCCGGCGTGGTGGTCTACGTGCGGTATTCGCCGGGCCCGGAGTCCGATGCCGGGCACCCGAGCACCGACCACGAGAGCGGGCTGGAGATGCCGGGGGTGTCGGTCAACCCGCTGAACGCGCCGGGCTGGTGGTCGTTGCCGGTGGAGGACTGGCTGGCGCGGCGGATCTGCCAGTACCTGCACCAGCAGCGGGAGGGGGCGCGGCCGTGGGTGCTGACCGGCAAGGAGGTGGACTTCGGGCCGGACAACGAGCCGCTGCTGGTGGACGTCGAGCCGATCGCGTGGATCGCCGACGAGCTGGTGGAGGAGGCGCGGGATCGGTACCACTCCCGGCTGGACGCGGGGCGCTCGACGCACGAAGATTGA
- a CDS encoding Rv1733c family protein, translated as MTAPVSPLLRFWRLLRPGGPLARPWDRWEARLLIAAILLALLAVPVSGALASDVYGRQAEVAREQQADRTRASALLLADADPFVTGGPAAQVDEVPARWLLPDGTDRTGSLQVPAGTHRGARVPIWIDRTGEPVPPPLSTFNALSIALSIALLVWLGVVLALAFVVFVVHFALDRLRAAAWAREWETLGSDR; from the coding sequence ATGACGGCCCCCGTCTCCCCGCTCCTCCGGTTCTGGCGACTGCTGCGCCCGGGCGGGCCGCTCGCGCGTCCGTGGGACCGCTGGGAGGCGCGCCTGCTGATCGCCGCGATCCTGCTGGCCCTTCTCGCCGTGCCGGTCTCGGGCGCGCTGGCGTCGGACGTCTACGGGCGGCAGGCGGAGGTCGCGCGGGAGCAGCAGGCCGACCGGACCCGGGCGAGCGCACTGCTGCTGGCCGACGCGGACCCGTTCGTGACCGGCGGACCGGCCGCCCAGGTGGACGAGGTCCCGGCGCGCTGGCTCCTGCCGGACGGCACCGACCGCACCGGATCGCTGCAGGTCCCGGCGGGCACGCACCGGGGTGCGCGGGTGCCGATCTGGATCGACCGGACGGGGGAGCCGGTCCCGCCGCCGCTGTCGACGTTCAACGCGCTGAGCATCGCGCTCAGCATCGCCCTGCTCGTGTGGCTCGGCGTGGTACTGGCCCTGGCGTTCGTCGTGTTCGTGGTGCACTTCGCGCTCGACCGTCTGCGCGCGGCGGCCTGGGCCCGGGAATGGGAGACCCTCGGCAGCGACCGATGA
- a CDS encoding response regulator: MIKVFLVDDHEVVRRGVGDLLETDPGLTVVGEASTAAQALSRILALRPDVAVLDVRLPDGNGIELCRELRSRLPELNVLILTSYTDEEAMLNAILAGAGGYVIKDIQGLQLVSAVREVGSGRSLLDTRAAATLMAKLRADAAETGPLAALSNRERTLLELIGEGLTNRQIAERMFLAEKTVKNYVSRLLTKLGLERRTQAAVLATKLRPAGKLQRPE; the protein is encoded by the coding sequence GTGATCAAGGTCTTTCTCGTCGACGACCACGAGGTCGTGCGACGCGGGGTCGGCGACCTCCTCGAGACCGACCCCGGGCTGACCGTCGTCGGCGAAGCGTCGACCGCGGCCCAGGCCCTCTCCCGGATCTTGGCGCTGCGGCCCGACGTGGCCGTGCTCGACGTGCGGCTGCCCGACGGCAACGGCATCGAGCTGTGCCGCGAGCTGCGGTCCCGGCTGCCCGAGCTGAACGTGCTGATCCTGACCTCCTACACCGACGAGGAGGCCATGCTCAACGCGATCCTCGCCGGCGCCGGCGGCTACGTCATCAAGGACATCCAGGGGCTCCAGCTGGTGTCCGCCGTGCGTGAGGTCGGATCGGGACGGTCGCTGCTCGACACGCGCGCAGCGGCCACCCTGATGGCGAAGCTGCGCGCCGACGCCGCTGAGACCGGCCCGCTGGCCGCCCTCAGCAACCGCGAACGGACCCTGCTGGAGCTCATCGGCGAAGGCCTGACCAACCGCCAGATCGCCGAGCGGATGTTCCTGGCGGAGAAGACCGTGAAGAACTACGTCTCCCGGCTGCTCACCAAACTCGGGCTCGAGCGCCGGACCCAGGCCGCCGTCCTTGCGACGAAGTTGCGCCCGGCGGGGAAGCTGCAGCGACCTGAATAG
- a CDS encoding 4Fe-4S dicluster domain-containing protein: protein MTNSFYGPLEDPAGEAGYREHPPRMGFFTDTSVCIGCKACEVACKEWNGVPDDGFDLLGMSFDNTGMLGANSWRHVAFVEQERPGARSPEPVDLGLPSFDLPGAGSGAETRTDFRWLMSSDVCKHCTHAGCLDVCPTGALFRTEFGSVVVQPDICNGCGYCVSGCPYGVIDRREVDGRAWKCTLCYDRLRDGLEPACAKACPTDSIQFGPLEELRERAARRVDALHEAGVGEARLYGESPDDGVGGDGAFFLLLDEPEVYGLPPDPVVPTKDSGSMWKFAGVAASALVAAAVSVFFGRGG from the coding sequence ATGACGAACAGCTTCTACGGCCCGCTGGAGGACCCGGCGGGCGAGGCCGGGTACCGGGAGCACCCGCCGCGGATGGGCTTTTTCACCGACACGTCGGTGTGCATCGGCTGCAAGGCGTGCGAGGTGGCGTGCAAGGAGTGGAACGGGGTGCCCGACGACGGGTTCGACCTGCTGGGCATGTCGTTCGACAACACCGGGATGCTGGGCGCGAACTCGTGGCGGCACGTGGCGTTCGTCGAGCAGGAGCGGCCGGGCGCGCGCTCGCCGGAGCCGGTGGACCTGGGGTTGCCGTCGTTCGACCTGCCGGGCGCCGGCAGCGGAGCGGAGACCCGCACCGACTTCCGGTGGCTGATGAGTTCGGACGTGTGCAAGCACTGCACGCACGCCGGGTGTCTGGACGTGTGCCCGACTGGCGCGTTGTTCCGCACCGAGTTCGGGTCGGTGGTGGTGCAGCCGGACATCTGCAACGGCTGCGGGTACTGCGTGTCCGGTTGCCCGTACGGGGTGATCGACCGGCGCGAGGTCGACGGCCGGGCGTGGAAGTGCACGCTGTGCTACGACCGCCTGCGGGACGGGCTGGAACCGGCGTGCGCCAAGGCGTGCCCGACCGATTCGATCCAGTTCGGACCGCTGGAGGAGCTGCGGGAGCGGGCCGCGCGCCGGGTGGACGCCCTGCACGAGGCCGGGGTGGGCGAGGCGCGGTTGTACGGCGAGAGCCCGGACGACGGCGTGGGTGGTGACGGCGCGTTCTTCCTGCTGCTGGACGAGCCCGAGGTGTACGGTCTGCCGCCGGACCCGGTGGTGCCGACGAAGGACTCGGGGTCGATGTGGAAGTTCGCGGGCGTAGCCGCCTCGGCGCTGGTGGCCGCCGCGGTGTCGGTCTTCTTCGGACGGGGCGGATGA
- the fdh gene encoding formate dehydrogenase, whose translation MGVGDWLRRWPVYRQLTGDDRLGRGAAAQSARSHSLMPRTASADRVVHSVCPYCAVGCAQNVYVKDERVVQIEGNPDSPISRGRLCPKGSASKQLVTGPQRVEKVLYRAPYGTQWQELDLSTAMDMVADRVLDARRKGWQETDERGNRLRRTMGLASLGGATLDNEENFLIKKLFTALGAIQIENQARIUHSATVPGLGASFGRGGATDYQQDLVNADCVFIMGSNMAEAHPVGFQWVMEAKARGAKVFHIDPRFTRTSALADRHVPLRAGSDIAFLGGVINYILSNGLEFREYVTAYTNAPFLVSEEFRDTEDLDGLFSGYDPETASYETASWHYESARPREGRGARAKEQSAPDQHGSGGPSVEGAADEIAADPTLEHPRCVFQILKRHFARYTPEMVERTCGVPAEVFLEVCRAWTENSGRDRTAALVYSVGWTQHSMGAQYIRAGSIIQLLLGNIGRPGGGVFALRGHASIQGSTDIPTLFNLLPGYLPMPDTGHGDIGEYLHLVRGDRQKGFWRNADAYLVSLLKEYWGDHATAENDWCFDYLPRINGDHGTYRTVMDMIDGKVFGYFLLGQNPAVGSANGRLQRLGMANLDWLVVRDLAMIESATFWKDSPEIESGEIVPERCRTEVFFFPAASHVEKSGTFTQTQRMLQWRDKAVDPAGDQRSELWFFYHLGRILKEKLAGSTDERDRPLLDLWWDYRMEDGDEPSAEDVLRRINGVDLETGRALNGYLELKADGSTLCGCWIYSGVYADEVNQAARRKPHDEQGPYESEWGWTWPLNRRVLYNRASADPQGRPWSERKKLVWWDAEKGEWTGHDVPDFEKTKPPGFRPEPGAVGPDALHGDDPFVMQSDGKGWLFAPNGVLDGPLPTHYEPHESPVRNPLYGQQGNPARKVYPRVDNPSNPAPPERLGEVFPYVFTASRLTEHHTAGGMSRQLPYLAELQPALFVEVSPELAAERGLVHLGWAHVVTSRSAVDARVFVTERMRPLRIEDRVVHQIWMPYHWGQTGLVDGDVVNDLLGVVADPNVFIQESKVATCDIRPGRRPRGPGLLAYLEEYRTRAGITVATGTHLDTAGGAEGRS comes from the coding sequence ATGGGCGTGGGTGACTGGCTGCGGCGGTGGCCGGTGTACCGGCAGCTGACCGGGGACGACCGGCTGGGCCGGGGCGCGGCGGCGCAGTCGGCGCGGTCGCACTCCCTGATGCCGCGGACGGCTTCGGCGGACCGGGTGGTGCATTCGGTGTGCCCGTACTGCGCGGTGGGGTGCGCGCAGAACGTGTACGTGAAGGACGAGCGGGTCGTCCAGATCGAGGGCAACCCGGATTCGCCGATCTCCCGGGGCCGGTTGTGCCCGAAGGGGTCGGCGAGCAAGCAACTGGTGACCGGGCCGCAGCGGGTGGAGAAGGTGCTCTACCGCGCGCCGTACGGCACGCAGTGGCAGGAGCTGGACCTGTCCACGGCGATGGACATGGTGGCCGACCGGGTGCTGGACGCGCGGCGCAAGGGCTGGCAGGAGACCGACGAGCGGGGCAACCGGCTGCGGCGGACGATGGGTCTGGCGAGCCTGGGCGGCGCGACGCTGGACAACGAAGAGAACTTCCTGATCAAGAAGTTGTTCACGGCGCTGGGCGCGATCCAGATCGAGAACCAGGCCCGTATTTGACACTCCGCCACGGTTCCCGGTCTGGGAGCCTCCTTCGGTCGCGGTGGTGCGACGGACTACCAGCAGGACCTGGTCAACGCCGACTGCGTGTTCATCATGGGCTCGAACATGGCCGAGGCCCATCCGGTGGGGTTCCAGTGGGTGATGGAGGCCAAGGCGCGGGGCGCGAAGGTGTTCCACATCGACCCGCGGTTCACGCGCACGAGTGCGCTGGCGGACCGGCACGTGCCGTTGCGGGCGGGGTCGGACATCGCGTTCCTGGGCGGGGTGATCAACTACATCCTGTCGAACGGGCTGGAGTTCCGGGAGTACGTCACGGCGTACACGAACGCGCCGTTCCTGGTGAGTGAGGAGTTCCGGGACACCGAGGACCTGGACGGGTTGTTCAGCGGGTACGACCCCGAGACGGCGTCGTACGAGACGGCGAGCTGGCACTACGAGAGCGCGCGGCCGCGGGAGGGCCGGGGCGCGCGGGCGAAGGAGCAGTCGGCGCCGGACCAGCACGGGTCGGGCGGGCCGTCGGTGGAGGGTGCCGCGGACGAGATCGCCGCGGATCCGACGCTGGAGCACCCGCGGTGCGTGTTCCAGATCCTCAAGCGGCACTTCGCGCGGTACACGCCGGAGATGGTGGAGCGGACCTGCGGGGTGCCGGCCGAGGTGTTCCTCGAGGTGTGCCGGGCGTGGACGGAGAACTCGGGGCGGGACCGCACGGCGGCGCTGGTGTACAGCGTGGGCTGGACGCAGCACTCGATGGGTGCGCAGTACATCCGGGCGGGGTCGATCATCCAGTTGCTGCTGGGCAACATCGGGCGGCCGGGTGGCGGGGTGTTCGCGTTGCGCGGGCACGCCTCGATCCAGGGATCGACCGACATCCCGACGTTGTTCAACCTGCTGCCGGGTTATCTGCCGATGCCGGACACCGGTCACGGCGACATCGGCGAGTACCTGCACCTGGTGCGCGGTGACCGGCAGAAGGGGTTCTGGCGCAACGCCGACGCGTACCTGGTGTCGTTGCTGAAGGAGTACTGGGGCGACCACGCGACGGCCGAGAACGACTGGTGCTTCGACTACCTGCCGCGGATCAACGGCGATCACGGCACCTACCGGACCGTGATGGACATGATCGACGGGAAGGTGTTCGGGTACTTCCTGCTCGGGCAGAACCCGGCGGTGGGGTCGGCGAACGGGCGGTTGCAGCGGCTGGGCATGGCGAACCTGGACTGGCTGGTGGTGCGGGACCTGGCGATGATCGAGAGCGCCACGTTCTGGAAGGACTCGCCGGAGATCGAGTCCGGGGAGATCGTGCCGGAGCGGTGCCGCACCGAGGTGTTCTTCTTCCCGGCGGCCTCCCACGTGGAGAAGTCCGGTACGTTCACCCAGACGCAGCGGATGCTGCAGTGGCGGGACAAGGCCGTCGACCCGGCGGGTGACCAGCGCAGTGAGCTGTGGTTCTTCTACCACCTGGGCCGGATCCTGAAGGAGAAGCTGGCGGGGTCCACCGACGAGCGGGATCGTCCGCTGCTGGACCTGTGGTGGGACTACCGGATGGAGGACGGTGACGAGCCCTCGGCCGAGGACGTGCTGCGCCGCATCAACGGGGTGGACCTGGAGACCGGGCGTGCGCTGAACGGGTACCTGGAGCTGAAGGCCGACGGCAGCACCCTGTGCGGATGCTGGATCTACAGCGGCGTGTACGCCGATGAGGTGAACCAGGCGGCGCGCCGCAAGCCGCACGACGAGCAGGGCCCGTACGAGTCGGAGTGGGGCTGGACGTGGCCGTTGAACCGGCGCGTGCTCTACAACCGGGCGTCGGCCGATCCGCAGGGCCGCCCGTGGAGCGAGCGGAAGAAGCTCGTGTGGTGGGACGCGGAGAAGGGCGAGTGGACCGGGCACGACGTGCCGGACTTCGAGAAGACCAAGCCGCCGGGCTTCCGGCCGGAGCCGGGGGCGGTGGGACCGGACGCGCTGCACGGTGACGACCCGTTCGTGATGCAGTCCGACGGCAAGGGCTGGTTGTTCGCGCCGAACGGGGTGCTGGACGGGCCGCTGCCCACGCACTACGAGCCGCACGAGTCGCCGGTGCGCAACCCGTTGTACGGGCAGCAGGGCAACCCGGCGCGGAAGGTGTACCCGCGGGTGGACAACCCGTCGAACCCGGCGCCGCCGGAGCGGCTCGGCGAGGTGTTCCCGTACGTGTTCACCGCGTCGCGGCTGACCGAGCACCACACCGCGGGTGGGATGAGCCGTCAGTTGCCGTACCTGGCGGAGTTGCAGCCGGCGTTGTTCGTGGAGGTCTCGCCGGAGCTGGCGGCCGAGCGCGGTCTGGTGCACCTGGGCTGGGCGCACGTGGTGACGAGCCGGTCGGCGGTGGATGCGCGGGTGTTCGTCACCGAGCGGATGCGGCCGCTGCGGATCGAGGACCGGGTGGTGCACCAGATCTGGATGCCCTACCACTGGGGGCAGACCGGCCTGGTCGACGGTGACGTGGTGAACGACCTGCTCGGGGTGGTGGCGGATCCGAACGTGTTCATCCAGGAGAGCAAGGTGGCCACCTGCGACATCCGGCCCGGCCGCCGCCCGCGCGGCCCCGGCCTGCTGGCCTACCTGGAGGAGTACCGGACGCGGGCGGGGATCACGGTGGCGACGGGGACGCACCTCGACACGGCAGGCGGCGCGGAGGGGCGGTCATGA